The genomic stretch ACCCATCATCTAGTTTTTCTTTATGTTCATAGACTCTTCTGACTAAATTATTGGTTATTCCTGTATATAAAATTCGACGATTATGGTTTGTCAAAATATAAACAGCTGAGTAAAGTCTCATTTGTTAAAGATTGCCACAGTCAATCCTTCCTTCGCAATGACGAATAAATCAACCATGATTCAAATCAACCAACTTTGTCCGTCCTTGGGTTATAATCCACAGTATCGGAGGGTGGGCAGGACGGTAATGCGCTAGTCTTGAAAACTAGTGGGAGCAATCCCTAACAGGTTCGACCCCTGTATCCTCCGCAGCGTAATGCCGACAAAGTCGGCAAACGCTGCTGAAACGTTTGAATTATGAAGTAATTCATTGCGTCCCACCTATATCGTACCGGTTTTGGCTAGTGATAAAATTGTGTAATGGAACCGAAACTTTTTGTAGCCACAAAAGCGTTTATCAACTATCAGGGTAAAATCCTGATTCTAAGGGAATCAGATAAATATCAGGACGGATCGAATGCCAGTAAATATGATGTGGTTGGCGGAAGGATAATACCCGGACAGAATTTTTTAGAAAGTTTGTTAAGAGAGATTGAAGAAGAAACCAAACTTAAAGTTTCGGTTAAAACCCCTTTTTATGTCGGAGAATGGCGACCGGTAGTAAAGGGCGAACAATGGCAAATTGTTGGCACTTTTTTTGAATGTCTATCTGATAGCGACAAGGTCGAACTGAGTGAAGATCATGATGACTATAAATGGATTGATCCAAAAGAATATTTAAGCTATCCTATCATCGAAAATTTGCAGCCGGCGTTTGAGAAATATATTGAATATTTAAAAAATAGGTTCTGACTGCGTCAGTGGTTCGGCATAAGTATGGATATTCAAAAATTTGCTCAAAAAGGTATAGTAATAAACGATAATAAAGAGATTCTTTTTATTAAATACTCGAGTAGTAAATACGTTTCAGAAAAATTGACGGGTAAATTCGCATTACCAGGGGGAAGAATAGAGTTCGGAGAAACCCCAAATAAATCAATAATCAGGGAGGTAGAAGAGGAAACCGGTATTAAATGTAAACCCGGTATTCCAATCTACTGTTGGAATTGGGAATACCAAAAAGATAGCGATAGAATTCAAGTTAATGCGGTGGCTAGAGTATGTAAATATGTTAGTGGTCGTTTGTCGCAGCCTAAGGAAGAAGAGGAATTAACTATTGAAGGGTGCTATTGGAAAGCGAAAGAAATAGTTCTAGACTTGGATGTTGTATGGGACGAAATTCCAGCATTAAAGTTATTTATAGACAACTACAATTTTTATTTGAAGTGTTTAGAAGAAAATAGGTTCTAACTTCGTGTTCGACAAGCTCATTACAGGTCAATGGTTCGTCACAAGATTCTGCTACATTGTTATAATCAACCATGATTAGATTGGTTTATTTTGACTTTGGAGGAGTATTAGTAAATTACGATCGGGTATTTCAAAAGGTTTGTTGTGACTTTAATTTAAACTTCGATGAATTTTTGAAATTCTATAATCAATTTGACCCAGATTTGAATGTTGGAAAGATAAAAACAGAAGAATTTTGGAGAAAATGTGTTGATAACTTTGGCCTTAAAAATATTGATAATTATAGTTTAGCTAAAGCATGGGTATCAGATTACGACATTATTGAACCGATAAACAAAATGGTTTATTTTTTGGAAAATAAATTTGAAATAGGAATAATTTCAAATATTAACTCAGGTATTTGGGAAGCGGCAGTTGAAGATAAATGGGTACCAAATATTAAATATAAAATAGTTTTATTATCTTACAAAATAGGAGTGGTAAAACCAAATGATAAAATTTACAAGATGGCTCAACAAGAATCTGGAGTAGAACCAAATGAAATTCTGTTTATTGATGATAAAGAAGAAAATTTAAAGATACCAAGAGGTATGGGATGGAAAACAGTCCTATTTGATATGAATCAAGCAGAAAAAGGAATTGAAGAAATTAAGGCATTTTTAAAATAAGTTATCGAGACAGTTTCTTATCAGACTCACCTGCTCCGCAGCGTAATGCCGACAAAGTCGGCAAACGCTGCTGAAACGTTTTAATTACGAAGTAATTCATTACGTCTCGCCAAATGTTGTGACAGTTGATGTTGATTGTATAATTGGCTATGTACAAATCTTTTACCAAATCAGATTTTGAGAAAATTTTAGGGCTGCCAAATGATTATCATGTGAACGGAGTTTTGTCGTGTGGACATTATGATTTTGAAAAGCAGATTGCACGATTAGAAAAATCATTAACTGATATAAAAATTTCTTACCAAATAGTTAGACAAACTGGATATCTGCAAAATACCCCCGAGGTAAGAATTGGAGAAAAAATTTATTGGTTTACCGTCGTATATGGTGGGGTTACATTAAGCGAATATTTACATTTTGCCTGTACTTTTGGGTCAAAGAAGAATATTCATATCGGTAGTTGTGGTGGCCTATACCCAGAAATGAATTCCGTAGATTACTTGATTCCGACCTTTTCTTTCGGCAACGAATCAAGCACTAGATTTTATGACCGAGACGACACCGACAACATTCACTATCCAAATAACGAATTGAATCAAAAAATAAAATCAAAACTAAAAGGAGAAAAAATCTGGGAGGGACCAATGATGACTTGTGGAGCGATGTTGGCAGAAACCAAGGAAGACGTAGAAAAATGGTCAAAAGAGGGATATTTCGGGGTAGAAATGGAAACTAGTACGGTGTTTGCCGTGTCAAATCATTTCAAAGTTCCATCAGCGTCACTTGTTTATGTAACCGATAATTTAATTAAAGGTCAAGTAGTTGGCGATGAAAGCCACACCCAACAAAAAGAGTTTCGTTATCAAAAAGCTCAAAAAATGTTTGACGTAGCAGTTAGTGTTTTACTTGAATAATAAAATTCTAACTTCGTAATTCGACAGGCTCACAATAAATCAATGTTTCCGTGACAATCAAAATTGACTGTATAATTTGGTATGAGTGACAACCAGGAAATTGAAATTAAGATTCAAATCGAGAGTAACATTAACTTATTTTCCTTTCTCGAAAAAGAAGCCAAGTTTATTGGTGAAAAACATCAAATCGATAAGTATTTCACCCCGGCACACAAAAATTTTATTGAACCAAGACCAGTAAAAGAATGGCTAAGATTAAGAGATTCATCGGGCAAGTTTTCTATAAACTATAAAAATTGGCATTACGACACATTTGGAAAAAGCAATTATTGCAATGAGTATGAAACTCCAATAGAAAGTCTCCAACAACTGGAGAAAATTTTCGATGTGCTGGATATAAAAGAAGTAGTTACAGTAGATAAGGTTAGAAAACTATATTTATATCAAGAATACGAAATTGCTATTGATTCAGTTAAAAATTTAGGAGATTTTGTAGAAATTGAGTTTAAGGGAAATGTAAATGGTCGTGACCCGGCAGAAATCACAAACGAGATGGTGACATTTTTGAAAAAAATTGATTGCGGCAAAATATCTAGAAATTTTGTTGGTTACCCCTTTCAACTTTTATTCCCCGAAGAAGTTGTGTTTGAAGAACAATAAACTTCATAAAACAGGTTTTAACTGCATCAA from Candidatus Shapirobacteria bacterium encodes the following:
- a CDS encoding HAD family phosphatase; the encoded protein is MIRLVYFDFGGVLVNYDRVFQKVCCDFNLNFDEFLKFYNQFDPDLNVGKIKTEEFWRKCVDNFGLKNIDNYSLAKAWVSDYDIIEPINKMVYFLENKFEIGIISNINSGIWEAAVEDKWVPNIKYKIVLLSYKIGVVKPNDKIYKMAQQESGVEPNEILFIDDKEENLKIPRGMGWKTVLFDMNQAEKGIEEIKAFLK
- a CDS encoding NUDIX domain-containing protein codes for the protein MDIQKFAQKGIVINDNKEILFIKYSSSKYVSEKLTGKFALPGGRIEFGETPNKSIIREVEEETGIKCKPGIPIYCWNWEYQKDSDRIQVNAVARVCKYVSGRLSQPKEEEELTIEGCYWKAKEIVLDLDVVWDEIPALKLFIDNYNFYLKCLEENRF
- the cyaB gene encoding class IV adenylate cyclase, which gives rise to MSDNQEIEIKIQIESNINLFSFLEKEAKFIGEKHQIDKYFTPAHKNFIEPRPVKEWLRLRDSSGKFSINYKNWHYDTFGKSNYCNEYETPIESLQQLEKIFDVLDIKEVVTVDKVRKLYLYQEYEIAIDSVKNLGDFVEIEFKGNVNGRDPAEITNEMVTFLKKIDCGKISRNFVGYPFQLLFPEEVVFEEQ
- a CDS encoding NUDIX domain-containing protein codes for the protein MEPKLFVATKAFINYQGKILILRESDKYQDGSNASKYDVVGGRIIPGQNFLESLLREIEEETKLKVSVKTPFYVGEWRPVVKGEQWQIVGTFFECLSDSDKVELSEDHDDYKWIDPKEYLSYPIIENLQPAFEKYIEYLKNRF